In Chitinivibrionales bacterium, the genomic window AACAACGGCGGGCTTGCCGGAAATTTGTGGTGGGAATCGCTCAATGTAAAGCACCTGTTCCCGGTAGGCGAAGTGAACGGCTCGCACGGCATTTACCGGCCGGGCGGATCCGCACTCAATTCCGGCCAGGTGGCGGGCTTCCGCGCCGCTGAATATATTTCGCACCGGTATGACAAGAAGGAACTCAGCGAAAGCGCTGCCGCGGCTGAAGCGAAAAAAGTCATTGCTCGACTTCTCGACTGGATTGAAAAAGGCAAGACTTCGAAAATAAAATGGCAGGAATCCCGCGCGGAATTCCAGGCGCGCATGACAAAGGCGGGCGCGCATATCCGCAGCGCGGGCGGGCTGGCGAAGGCGCTCCCCGAGGCGAGGCGGCAATTTCAGGAGCTTTCCAAAAAGGGAAGCTCGTGCAGAACGCTCAAGGACGCGGTTGAATCCCTGCGCAACCTGCAGCTGTGCTTTGCGCATGTGGCGTATCTCGACGCGGTGAAGTTCGCGGTGGACGGCGGCGTGGGCAGCAGGGGGTCGGCAATTGTGCTTGACAAAAACGGTATTCCCGCGCACAAGGACCTGGGCCCCGAATGGAACTTTGCCCGGCAGGACGAGACTTTTCAGGACAAGGTGATGGAAACCGATGTTGTTTCCGTCGACGACGCGACCTTCTCGCACCGGTGGGTGCCGCGCAGGCCCTTGCCGCAAGCCGACGCCTGGTTTGAAACGGCGTGGCAGGCGTACCGTAATGGCGATATTTACAAATAAAACTAAAATCTCACCGCAAAGGCGCAAGGAACGCAGAGTGAAACAGAGTAAAAAATAAAGGATAAAAATGTTACATATCTTTGCGTCCTTCGCGTCTTTGCGGTGAATCTTTTTCTACAAGCAAGGAGCAGCGATGGACAAAGCCGAACTCTTCAAAAAATTCGAGCAGATGAAGGTCATCCCGGTCGTAAAAATAGACGACGCCGGCGACGCCGCACCCCTCGCGGACGCGTTTGTCAGGGGCGGCCTGCCCTGCGCCGAAATAACGTTCCGCACCGCTGCCGCCGCCGACGCCATAAGGAAAATGGCCTCGCGCAGGGACATGCTCGTGGGCGCGGGCACGGTGCTTTCGGTGGACACGGTAAAGAAGGCGCTCGACTGCGGCGCGGTGTTCGTCGTGGCGCCGGGGTTCAACCCCAAGGTTGTGGAATATTGCGTGAAGAACAACATACCGGTCACGCCCGGCGTTGCCACGCCCACCGAAATCGAGATGGGGCTCGACCTGGGCGTTGATGTTCTCAAATTCTTCCCGGCTGAGGCGATGGGCGGGCTCAAGACGCTCACCGCCATCAGCGCGCCGTACGGAAAGGTGCGGTTCGTGCCCACCGGCGGCATCGACGAAAAAAATCTTGCGGCGTATCTTGGCTTTGCCAAGACCCTGTGCTGCGGGGGAACATGGATCGCAAAGGCTGACTTGATAAATGAAAAAAAGTTTGATCAGATAGCGGAAATAACGAAGCGGGCAGTGGAGATAGCGAAAGCTGCTGTAATAAAGAAATGACGGTGTCATTCCCGCGAAAGCGGGAATCCATGTCTCTGTTGTTGACCGGACTCCCGCTTCTGCGGGAGTGACAATAATTTTGGATCAGATTATAACGCAACTCGTTTATTCGTCAACTCGTCTACCCGTCAACATTTATAAAGGAGAATATGCAATGCCCCTCACCATCAAACCAAAATCACAATGCAAATGGGACCAAGTTTCCCTCGGTGAAATCATGCTGCGCCTGGATCCCGGCGAAGGCCGCATAAAGTGCGCGCGCGAATTCAAGGTGTGGGAGGGCGGCGGCGAATACAACGTGGCGCGCGGGCTCAAGCGCTGCTTCGGCATGAACACCTCGGTGGTCACCGCGATCGCGGAGAACGACGTGGGATACCTTCTGCTCGACCTGATTTACCAGGGCGGCGTTGACACATCGCACATCAAATGGGCGCCATTCGACGGCATCGGCCGCAATGTGCGCGTGGGGCTCAACTTTACCGAGCGCGGCTTCGGCGTGCGCGCGGCGCTCGGCGTGTCGGACCGCGGCAATACCGCCGCGTCCCAACTTAAAACGGGCGACATCGATTGGAACAAAATTTTCAAGGAAGAGGGCGCGCGATGGTTCCACTGCGGCGGCATCTTCGCCGCGCTTTCGTCCACAACGGCCGGCGTGGTGATCGAGGCGATGAAAGCGGCAAGGGCCGGCGGCACCGTGATCAGCTACGACCTTAACTTCAGGGAATCGCTGTGGAAATCCATCGGCGGCAAGGCGAAGTCGCGGGAGGTGAACGCCGAGATCGCGAAATACGTTGACGTGATGATCGGCAACGAGGAGGACTTCACGGCCGCGCTCGGGTTCGAGGTGGAGGGCGTTGATGAAAACCTTTCGGGACTCGACCCGGCGAGCTTCAAGAAAATGATTGAAAAGGTCGTGAAGGAATACCCGAACTTCAAGGCGGTCGCCACTACGCTGCGCGACGCGAAGACCGCGTCGGTCAACGACTGGGCCGCCGTGCTCTGGTGCGACGGAAAATTCTTTGAGTCGAGAAAATACCCCGACCTTGCCATCTGCGACCGCATT contains:
- a CDS encoding sugar kinase, with the translated sequence MPLTIKPKSQCKWDQVSLGEIMLRLDPGEGRIKCAREFKVWEGGGEYNVARGLKRCFGMNTSVVTAIAENDVGYLLLDLIYQGGVDTSHIKWAPFDGIGRNVRVGLNFTERGFGVRAALGVSDRGNTAASQLKTGDIDWNKIFKEEGARWFHCGGIFAALSSTTAGVVIEAMKAARAGGTVISYDLNFRESLWKSIGGKAKSREVNAEIAKYVDVMIGNEEDFTAALGFEVEGVDENLSGLDPASFKKMIEKVVKEYPNFKAVATTLRDAKTASVNDWAAVLWCDGKFFESRKYPDLAICDRIGGGDSFASGCIYGFLAGKDPQYCVDCGAAHGAHAMTTPGDTSTATLKEVEKIMRGGSARVQR
- the eda gene encoding bifunctional 4-hydroxy-2-oxoglutarate aldolase/2-dehydro-3-deoxy-phosphogluconate aldolase; the protein is MDKAELFKKFEQMKVIPVVKIDDAGDAAPLADAFVRGGLPCAEITFRTAAAADAIRKMASRRDMLVGAGTVLSVDTVKKALDCGAVFVVAPGFNPKVVEYCVKNNIPVTPGVATPTEIEMGLDLGVDVLKFFPAEAMGGLKTLTAISAPYGKVRFVPTGGIDEKNLAAYLGFAKTLCCGGTWIAKADLINEKKFDQIAEITKRAVEIAKAAVIKK